From one Streptomyces sp. ICC1 genomic stretch:
- a CDS encoding STAS domain-containing protein, with the protein MTPPCTPVSPTPQQTAAPGLYLGVDPCVDGVIVTIRGEIDLCNSLHLRSVLTTVLCSYEGAVTLDMSAVTFCDCSGLNELLRARHQAEGEGRPLTIRAASRRTARLLELTETAALFRPGSRPAQGRSRTVCRPAADQNAEPDTGRAGTPTDFRADLQLIGDTLLVTLHGELDLLCRPDLLAVVAPHTVAIVVDLRDVPFMDLSGLRFLAALEQRANEHGAALLTTGWQPAPLRLTDAVTRAHRAFPVLSRYVRLRRTRELRAVLTYRAALRRAIGIADAQGWEKSATALAQTCASMRPQPPL; encoded by the coding sequence ATGACTCCCCCCTGCACACCCGTCTCGCCCACGCCGCAGCAGACAGCGGCCCCGGGCCTGTACCTGGGCGTGGACCCCTGCGTCGACGGGGTGATCGTCACCATCCGGGGAGAGATCGACCTCTGCAACTCCCTCCACCTGCGGAGCGTGCTCACGACGGTCCTGTGTTCGTACGAGGGGGCGGTCACGCTGGACATGTCGGCGGTCACGTTCTGCGACTGTTCCGGGCTGAACGAGCTCTTGCGCGCCCGCCACCAAGCTGAGGGCGAAGGCCGGCCGCTGACGATCCGGGCCGCGAGCCGCCGCACCGCCCGCCTGCTCGAGCTCACGGAGACCGCCGCCCTCTTCCGACCCGGCAGCCGGCCTGCCCAGGGCCGTTCCCGTACGGTGTGCCGGCCCGCTGCCGACCAGAACGCGGAGCCGGACACGGGGCGGGCGGGCACACCCACGGACTTCAGAGCGGACCTTCAGCTCATCGGGGACACCCTCCTGGTCACCCTGCACGGGGAACTCGACCTCCTGTGCCGTCCCGACCTCCTGGCGGTGGTCGCTCCGCATACGGTGGCGATCGTCGTAGACCTGCGGGACGTCCCGTTCATGGACCTGAGCGGCCTCCGGTTCCTCGCCGCGCTGGAGCAACGCGCCAACGAGCACGGCGCCGCGCTGCTGACCACCGGATGGCAGCCGGCCCCGCTCCGCCTCACCGACGCCGTCACCCGTGCCCACCGGGCCTTCCCCGTCCTCTCCCGCTACGTACGGCTACGCCGGACGCGGGAACTACGGGCAGTCCTCACCTACCGGGCAGCGCTGCGCAGGGCCATCGGGATCGCCGATGCACAAGGCTGGGAGAAGTCCGCGACAGCCCTGGCCCAAACCTGCGCCTCAATGCGCCCACAGCCGCCGCTGTGA
- a CDS encoding DUF5133 domain-containing protein: MASPADPPVPSAQNSATPVARPPLVAKPVTAWAIGMLMAKVPCSAREATQILQAAADMAHLSAAEIAAAVVSGARGEAAPAHVERALRRTVLVARSASPGAARGTGLLPSLTRTEEVLSRLHGCRARLAQAPGDPGALRAMDDAAYTPCVLLGQPRLRLAISAAEQHLSDLR; this comes from the coding sequence GTGGCCTCTCCTGCCGACCCGCCCGTTCCCTCCGCGCAGAACTCCGCGACCCCCGTGGCCCGCCCGCCCCTGGTGGCGAAGCCGGTGACGGCGTGGGCGATCGGCATGCTGATGGCGAAGGTTCCCTGCTCGGCCCGCGAGGCCACACAGATCCTGCAGGCCGCTGCCGACATGGCTCACCTCTCAGCGGCCGAGATCGCCGCCGCGGTGGTCTCCGGCGCCCGAGGTGAAGCAGCCCCGGCCCACGTTGAACGGGCGCTGCGCCGCACGGTGCTGGTGGCGCGATCCGCATCGCCCGGGGCGGCCCGGGGAACCGGCCTGCTGCCGAGCCTGACGCGCACCGAAGAAGTGCTCTCGCGCCTCCACGGATGCCGAGCCCGCCTGGCACAGGCCCCAGGCGATCCCGGCGCACTGCGCGCCATGGACGACGCCGCCTACACCCCGTGCGTCCTGCTCGGGCAGCCCCGCCTCCGGCTGGCCATCAGCGCCGCGGAACAACACCTGAGCGACCTGCGGTAA
- a CDS encoding GAF and ANTAR domain-containing protein — translation MGDPSAFPDGGGPPFGQDDLKWLSQALADSLAGTPGIDTPAALCRACVDLLDVTGASVSLGGDSDDHTLWWSSDPVAGQLAEAQYTLGDGPGRIARALAAPVLAADLTGGTDARRWPIFAQQAVALGVRAVFSLPLGLPGLAVGTLDLYRDRPGPLSERDRSFAFPAADAITTALLALQAQEPPGDGATWLDAAELDHDEVHQATGMIMVHIDRDIPQALARLRAHAFTQGQSITEAARDVLAGRVRFDD, via the coding sequence GTGGGGGACCCCTCCGCCTTCCCCGACGGCGGCGGTCCGCCATTCGGCCAGGATGACCTCAAGTGGCTCTCGCAGGCCTTGGCGGATTCCCTCGCCGGAACCCCCGGCATCGATACGCCGGCCGCGCTGTGCCGGGCGTGCGTGGACCTGCTGGACGTCACCGGTGCCTCGGTGTCCCTGGGCGGGGACAGCGACGACCACACCCTGTGGTGGTCCAGCGACCCGGTCGCCGGCCAACTCGCCGAAGCCCAGTACACGCTCGGCGACGGCCCGGGCCGCATCGCCCGGGCACTGGCCGCGCCGGTACTGGCCGCGGATCTGACCGGAGGCACGGACGCGCGCCGCTGGCCCATCTTCGCCCAGCAAGCCGTCGCCCTCGGTGTGCGGGCGGTGTTCTCACTCCCCCTCGGACTGCCCGGCCTCGCGGTGGGGACCCTCGATCTCTACCGCGACCGCCCCGGCCCCCTCTCCGAGCGGGACCGCTCCTTCGCCTTCCCCGCGGCAGACGCGATCACCACCGCACTGCTCGCCCTCCAGGCCCAAGAACCCCCCGGCGACGGGGCGACATGGCTGGACGCTGCCGAACTCGACCATGACGAGGTCCACCAGGCCACCGGCATGATCATGGTCCATATCGACCGGGACATTCCCCAAGCCCTGGCACGCCTGCGAGCCCACGCCTTCACCCAAGGACAGAGCATCACCGAAGCAGCCCGTGACGTCCTTGCCGGAAGGGTCAGGTTCGATGACTAA
- a CDS encoding GAF and ANTAR domain-containing protein: MNRELEITEAFVSLTDTVADDVDPLTLLRRLVDHCVSLTAMDAAGVMLANARGRLQSVAVTEDRVELTEVFQIQVSEGPCIDAYRTGHPIQADDLADAGGRWPAFTPLARAAGFEAAHSFPLQLRGQNIGALNLLAHSPTPLSPGDARLLQALAHTATTSVLTWSREPLRPYDIVTRTQAALSTKAVLDIALGMLAATAEISPAEAARHLHSYAAGHRQRTIDIAEDLVRRRMTPQSVLTPES, translated from the coding sequence ATGAACCGCGAACTGGAGATCACCGAGGCGTTCGTCAGCCTCACCGATACCGTCGCCGACGACGTGGACCCCCTCACGCTCCTGCGACGCCTGGTCGACCACTGCGTCAGCCTCACCGCCATGGACGCCGCAGGCGTCATGCTCGCCAACGCCCGCGGCCGCCTGCAATCGGTGGCCGTCACCGAGGACCGCGTCGAGCTCACCGAAGTGTTCCAGATCCAAGTCTCCGAAGGCCCCTGCATCGACGCTTACCGCACCGGCCACCCCATCCAAGCCGACGATCTGGCCGATGCCGGCGGTCGCTGGCCCGCCTTCACCCCGCTGGCACGCGCCGCCGGATTCGAGGCGGCCCACAGCTTCCCCCTGCAACTGCGCGGTCAAAACATCGGCGCCCTCAACCTCCTCGCCCACTCCCCCACCCCGCTCTCCCCGGGAGATGCCCGCCTCCTCCAGGCCCTCGCCCACACGGCGACGACCTCCGTCCTGACCTGGAGCCGAGAACCCCTGCGGCCCTACGACATCGTCACCCGCACCCAGGCAGCGCTCTCGACCAAAGCCGTCCTGGACATCGCCCTCGGCATGCTGGCCGCCACCGCCGAGATCAGCCCCGCCGAGGCCGCACGCCACCTGCACTCCTACGCGGCCGGCCATCGCCAACGCACCATCGACATCGCCGAAGACCTCGTGCGCCGACGCATGACCCCCCAAAGCGTCCTCACACCCGAGTCCTGA
- a CDS encoding helix-turn-helix domain-containing protein codes for MGAANGRRPEWTFLTSHARVLLAISRDPGVRLRDVALTCGITERTAQAIVADLEAAEYLTREVRADDARRNHYAVASGSLFRHPAEAGHEIAGLLALLADSPAQVKADD; via the coding sequence ATGGGAGCAGCGAATGGTCGCCGGCCGGAGTGGACTTTCCTGACCAGCCACGCGCGCGTGCTGCTGGCGATTTCCCGGGATCCGGGCGTCCGGCTTCGAGATGTCGCGCTGACCTGCGGTATCACCGAGCGCACCGCGCAGGCGATCGTCGCGGATCTTGAAGCGGCCGAGTACCTGACTCGCGAAGTGCGTGCCGACGATGCCCGCCGAAATCACTATGCCGTGGCCTCCGGGTCCTTGTTCCGGCACCCGGCTGAAGCCGGCCATGAGATCGCCGGGCTTCTCGCGCTCCTCGCTGATTCGCCCGCCCAGGTGAAGGCCGACGACTGA
- a CDS encoding PRC-barrel domain-containing protein produces MTENFWGYRETAGRLAGADLAGYKVEATDGSIGKVDKHSDEVGSSYIVVDTGPWIFGKEVLLPAGTISRIDANDEKIYVDRTKGQIKNAPEFDKDKHLGDADYHREVGGYYDGPHRL; encoded by the coding sequence ATGACTGAGAATTTCTGGGGTTACCGCGAGACCGCCGGCCGTCTGGCTGGTGCGGATCTGGCGGGATACAAGGTCGAGGCGACGGACGGTTCCATCGGCAAGGTCGACAAGCACTCGGATGAGGTGGGCTCGTCCTACATCGTGGTCGACACCGGTCCGTGGATCTTCGGCAAGGAAGTCCTGCTGCCCGCGGGCACGATCAGCCGGATCGACGCGAACGACGAGAAGATCTACGTGGACCGGACGAAGGGGCAGATCAAGAACGCTCCCGAGTTCGACAAGGACAAGCACCTCGGTGACGCGGACTACCACCGCGAGGTCGGCGGCTACTACGACGGCCCGCACCGTCTGTGA
- a CDS encoding hydrophobic protein has translation MVPLLLVLLLVLVLAGAGFAIKILWWVAIAVLVLWLIGFVARPKGGSGRWYRW, from the coding sequence ATGGTTCCCCTGCTTCTTGTTCTTCTGCTGGTTCTGGTTCTCGCTGGTGCGGGTTTCGCGATCAAGATTCTCTGGTGGGTCGCGATCGCGGTCCTCGTGCTGTGGCTGATCGGATTTGTTGCCCGCCCGAAGGGCGGCAGCGGCCGGTGGTATCGCTGGTAG
- a CDS encoding GlsB/YeaQ/YmgE family stress response membrane protein yields MGILAWILIGLLAGLIAKALMPGRDPGGIIITVLIGIAGGLLGGWLGKVIFGVDSIDGFFDLSTWIAAIAGSLILLAVYRLVTGNRRHA; encoded by the coding sequence ATGGGCATTCTGGCCTGGATTCTCATAGGGCTGCTCGCGGGCCTCATCGCCAAGGCACTGATGCCGGGCAGGGATCCGGGTGGCATCATCATCACCGTCCTCATCGGCATCGCGGGCGGTCTGCTCGGCGGCTGGCTCGGCAAGGTCATCTTCGGCGTCGACTCCATCGACGGCTTCTTCGACCTCTCCACCTGGATCGCCGCCATCGCCGGCTCCCTCATCCTCCTCGCGGTCTACCGGCTGGTCACCGGCAACAGGCGCCACGCCTGA
- a CDS encoding ATP-binding protein yields the protein MPRTGKSTTSARDATRRFLHPAAIARPPTRPGSADAVLLVVAELVTNAIRHTSGPCTLHLELRDDHIEIRVTACALP from the coding sequence GTGCCACGCACCGGCAAGTCCACAACATCAGCACGCGACGCCACCCGCCGCTTCCTCCACCCCGCCGCAATCGCGAGGCCCCCCACTCGGCCCGGAAGCGCCGATGCGGTGCTCCTGGTCGTCGCCGAACTCGTCACGAACGCGATCCGCCACACCAGCGGGCCCTGCACCCTGCACCTGGAACTGCGCGACGATCACATCGAAATCCGCGTCACCGCATGTGCCCTTCCATGA
- a CDS encoding HAMP domain-containing protein — protein MESGAAVRRTGTRPKGGRSRREGTTEVDTAALNRLLTALVSMRDGNFRKRLTVSGEGVMAEIAAVYNEVADRNLHLTGELSRVRRMVGREGKLSERLETGACEGSWAAAIDASNQLVDDLARPVSEVGRVLSAVAEGDLDQRMDLRTQAAEGAGHPLRGEFLKVGRTVNNLVDQLSAFTDEVTRVALEVGTEGKLGGQAQVRGMSGSWKDLTDSVNTMAYRLTAQVRDIALVTTAVAKGDLSRKVTVHVAGEMLQLKNTVNTMVDQLSSFSSEVTRVAREVGTEGELGGQAKVPGVAGVWKDLTDSVNTMAGNLTAQVRGIAQVTTAVANGDLSQKVRVSARGEVAQLAETINQMTETLRTFADEVTRVASEVGAKGTLGGQAQVPGAAGTWKDLTDSVNTVFRNLTTQVRDIATVTTAVANGDLSQKVTVDVAGEMLELKNTVNTMVDQLQSFGAEVTRVAREVGVEGELGGQAQVPGAAGTWKDLTDSVNTAFRNLTGQVRNIAQVTTAVANGDLSQKVTVDVSGEMLQLKNTVNTMVDQLSSFADQVTRMARDVGTEGRLGGQARVEGVSGTWKELTDSVNFMAGNLTSQVRQIAQVTTAVARGDLSQKIDVDARGEILELKNTINTMVDQLSAFAEQVTRVARDVGTEGRLGGQAQVPGVAGVWRDLTDSVNGMAGNLTSQVRNIAQVATAVARGDLSQKIEVDARGEILELKNTLNTMVDQLSNFAEQVTRVAREVGTEGILGGQAEVKGVSGTWKDLTQSVNFMANNLTSQVRNIAEVTTAVAMGDLSKKITVDAKGEILELVTTVNTMVDQLSSFAEQVTRVAREVGTEGILGGQARVRGVTGIWKDLSDNVNTMAGNLTAQVRGIAQVSTAVANGDLTKTVTVEARGEVAQLADTVNTMVKTLSSFADEVTRVAREVGTEGRLGGQAHVPGVSGTWKDLTDSVNFMASNLTGQVRQIAMVTTAIAKGDMTKKIDIDARGEILELKTTINTMVDQLSSFADQVTRVAREVGTEGILGGQARVRDVDGTWRDLTESVNEMAGNLTRQVRAIAAVATAVTRGDLNLKIDVDAAGEIQVLQDNLNTMIANLRDTTLANKEQDWLKGNLARISALMQGRRELDDVASLIMSELTPVVSAQHGAFFLALPAGGTTEIGTEGGADGSYELRMRGSYAYAGGQMPMSFRPGEGLIGTVAEEKRTILIENTPPGYLKISSGLGEAPPAHVIVLPVLFEGKVLGVIELASFQPFTQIQKDFLSQIAEMIGTSVNTISVNSKTEMLLKQSQEMTEQLRERSDELENRQKALQAANAELEEKAELLAQQNRDIEVKNTEIEEARQVLEERAEQLAVSMRYKSEFLANMSHELRTPLNSLLILAKLLADNADENLSPKQVEFAETIHGAGSDLLQLINDILDLSKVEAGKMDVSPTRIALVQLVDYVEATFRPLTAEKGLDFSVRVSPELPATLHTDEQRLLQVLRNLLSNAVKFTDTGAVELVIRPAGADVPIAIREQLLEAGSLREADADLIAFSVTDTGIGIAASKMLVIFEAFKQADGTTSRKYGGTGLGLSISREIARLLGGEIHAASEPGRGSTFTLYLPLHPSELPPQGYAPPTPGGARAELYRRPAAEEARPALPAAPAEQGPVPPVQPVALPRGGEPAGQGSSALFRRRRKALSEPQLRAEVPGQGDAEAWAVEEPLPVAPRTYDFHGERVLIVDDDVRNVFALTSVLEQHGLAVLYAENGREGIEVLEQHDDVALVLMDIMMPEMDGYATTSAIRRMPQFEGLPIIALTAKAMKGDREKAIESGASDYVTKPVEPDYLLSVMEGHMR, from the coding sequence GTGGAGTCTGGCGCGGCGGTGCGGCGTACGGGAACGCGCCCGAAGGGCGGACGGTCCCGGCGGGAAGGGACGACGGAGGTCGATACCGCGGCCCTGAACAGGCTGCTCACGGCCTTGGTGTCGATGCGGGACGGGAACTTCCGCAAGCGGCTGACGGTGTCCGGCGAAGGCGTGATGGCGGAGATCGCCGCCGTCTACAACGAGGTCGCCGACCGCAATCTCCACCTGACCGGCGAGCTGTCCCGGGTCCGGCGGATGGTGGGCCGCGAGGGAAAGCTGAGCGAACGGCTGGAAACGGGTGCCTGTGAGGGCTCCTGGGCGGCCGCGATCGACGCCTCGAACCAGCTGGTCGACGATCTGGCGCGGCCGGTGTCCGAGGTGGGCCGGGTGCTGTCGGCGGTCGCCGAGGGCGATCTCGACCAGCGCATGGACCTGCGGACCCAGGCCGCGGAGGGTGCCGGGCACCCGCTGCGCGGGGAGTTCCTGAAGGTCGGGCGGACGGTCAACAATCTGGTCGACCAGCTCTCCGCGTTCACCGACGAGGTGACGCGGGTGGCGCTGGAGGTGGGCACCGAGGGCAAGCTCGGCGGCCAGGCCCAGGTGCGTGGAATGTCCGGATCCTGGAAGGATCTGACCGACTCCGTCAACACGATGGCGTACCGGCTCACCGCTCAGGTGCGTGACATCGCTCTCGTCACGACGGCGGTGGCGAAGGGCGATCTGTCGCGCAAGGTCACCGTGCACGTGGCCGGCGAGATGCTCCAGCTGAAGAACACCGTCAACACGATGGTGGACCAGCTGTCCTCGTTCTCGTCCGAGGTCACCCGGGTGGCCCGCGAGGTGGGTACGGAGGGTGAGCTCGGCGGCCAGGCGAAGGTGCCCGGGGTCGCGGGCGTGTGGAAGGACCTGACGGACTCCGTCAACACGATGGCGGGCAACCTGACGGCTCAGGTGCGCGGGATCGCCCAGGTCACGACGGCCGTCGCCAACGGCGACCTGTCGCAGAAGGTGCGGGTCAGCGCTCGCGGCGAGGTCGCGCAGCTGGCCGAAACGATCAACCAGATGACCGAGACGCTGCGGACCTTCGCGGACGAGGTCACGCGCGTGGCCAGCGAGGTCGGGGCCAAGGGAACCCTCGGTGGTCAGGCGCAGGTGCCGGGCGCGGCGGGGACGTGGAAGGACCTCACCGACTCGGTGAACACGGTCTTCCGCAACCTCACGACGCAGGTGCGGGACATCGCGACCGTGACGACGGCGGTGGCCAACGGGGACCTCTCGCAGAAGGTCACCGTCGATGTGGCCGGCGAGATGCTGGAGCTGAAGAACACCGTCAACACGATGGTGGACCAGCTCCAGTCCTTCGGTGCCGAGGTGACGCGGGTGGCCCGCGAGGTCGGCGTCGAGGGCGAGCTGGGCGGCCAGGCGCAGGTGCCGGGCGCGGCCGGGACGTGGAAGGACCTCACCGACTCGGTGAACACCGCCTTCCGCAACCTCACCGGGCAGGTCCGCAACATCGCGCAGGTGACGACGGCGGTGGCCAACGGCGACCTGTCGCAGAAGGTCACCGTGGACGTCTCCGGCGAGATGCTCCAGCTGAAGAACACCGTGAACACGATGGTGGACCAGCTGTCCTCGTTCGCCGACCAGGTCACGCGGATGGCCCGGGACGTGGGTACGGAGGGCCGGCTCGGCGGCCAGGCCCGGGTGGAGGGGGTGTCCGGCACCTGGAAGGAACTCACCGACTCCGTCAACTTCATGGCCGGGAACCTGACCTCCCAGGTGCGCCAGATCGCCCAGGTGACCACGGCGGTGGCCCGCGGCGACCTGTCGCAGAAGATCGACGTGGACGCGCGCGGCGAGATCCTGGAGCTGAAGAACACCATCAACACGATGGTCGACCAGCTCTCCGCCTTCGCGGAGCAGGTGACCCGGGTGGCCCGGGACGTGGGTACGGAGGGCCGGCTCGGCGGCCAGGCGCAGGTGCCCGGTGTGGCCGGCGTGTGGCGGGACCTGACGGACTCGGTGAACGGCATGGCCGGGAACCTGACCTCGCAGGTGCGCAACATCGCGCAGGTCGCCACCGCGGTGGCCCGCGGCGACCTGTCGCAGAAGATCGAGGTCGATGCCCGGGGCGAGATCCTGGAGCTGAAGAACACCCTCAACACGATGGTGGACCAGCTCTCGAACTTCGCGGAGCAGGTGACGCGGGTGGCCCGGGAGGTGGGCACCGAGGGCATCCTGGGCGGCCAGGCCGAGGTCAAGGGGGTCTCCGGCACTTGGAAGGACCTCACCCAGTCCGTCAACTTCATGGCGAACAACCTGACGTCGCAGGTGCGCAACATCGCCGAGGTGACCACCGCGGTCGCCATGGGCGACCTCTCCAAGAAGATCACGGTCGACGCGAAGGGCGAGATCCTCGAACTGGTCACCACCGTGAACACGATGGTCGACCAGCTGTCCTCGTTCGCCGAGCAGGTGACGCGGGTGGCCCGCGAGGTGGGCACCGAGGGGATCCTCGGCGGCCAGGCCCGGGTGCGCGGGGTGACCGGCATCTGGAAGGACCTCAGCGACAACGTCAACACCATGGCCGGCAATCTGACGGCCCAGGTGCGCGGGATCGCCCAGGTCTCGACGGCGGTGGCCAACGGAGACCTGACCAAGACGGTCACGGTCGAGGCCCGGGGCGAGGTCGCGCAGCTGGCCGACACCGTCAACACGATGGTCAAGACCCTGTCGTCCTTCGCCGACGAGGTCACGCGCGTGGCCCGCGAGGTGGGTACGGAGGGCCGGCTGGGCGGTCAGGCACACGTTCCCGGGGTGTCCGGGACGTGGAAGGACCTCACCGACTCGGTGAACTTCATGGCCTCCAACCTCACCGGCCAGGTCCGGCAGATCGCCATGGTCACGACCGCCATCGCCAAGGGCGACATGACCAAGAAGATCGACATCGACGCGCGCGGCGAGATCCTGGAGCTCAAGACCACGATCAACACGATGGTCGACCAGCTGTCGTCCTTCGCCGACCAGGTGACGCGGGTGGCCCGCGAGGTGGGCACCGAGGGGATCCTCGGCGGCCAGGCCCGGGTCCGGGACGTCGACGGGACCTGGCGGGACCTGACCGAGTCGGTCAACGAGATGGCCGGCAACCTCACCCGCCAGGTGCGCGCCATCGCGGCCGTCGCCACGGCGGTGACGCGCGGCGACCTCAACCTCAAGATCGACGTGGACGCGGCCGGCGAGATCCAGGTCCTCCAGGACAACCTGAACACGATGATCGCCAACCTGCGCGACACCACCTTGGCCAACAAGGAGCAGGACTGGCTCAAGGGCAACCTCGCCCGGATCTCCGCCCTGATGCAGGGCCGCCGCGAGCTGGACGACGTCGCCTCGCTGATCATGAGCGAGCTGACCCCGGTGGTCTCCGCGCAGCACGGGGCGTTCTTCCTGGCGCTGCCGGCCGGCGGTACCACCGAGATCGGGACGGAGGGGGGCGCGGATGGCTCGTACGAGCTGCGGATGCGCGGGAGTTACGCGTACGCCGGCGGCCAGATGCCCATGTCCTTCCGGCCGGGGGAGGGGCTGATCGGGACGGTCGCCGAAGAGAAGCGGACGATCCTGATCGAGAACACCCCGCCCGGCTACCTGAAGATCTCCTCGGGGCTCGGCGAGGCCCCGCCGGCGCACGTGATCGTGCTGCCGGTGCTCTTCGAGGGGAAGGTGCTCGGCGTCATCGAGCTGGCCTCCTTCCAGCCCTTCACGCAGATCCAGAAGGACTTCCTCAGCCAGATCGCCGAGATGATCGGCACGAGCGTCAACACCATTTCCGTCAACTCCAAGACGGAGATGCTGCTCAAGCAGTCGCAGGAGATGACCGAGCAGCTGCGCGAGCGCTCCGACGAGCTGGAGAACCGGCAGAAGGCCCTCCAGGCGGCCAACGCCGAACTGGAGGAGAAGGCCGAGCTGCTGGCCCAGCAGAACCGGGACATCGAGGTGAAGAACACCGAGATCGAGGAGGCCCGGCAGGTCCTGGAGGAGCGCGCCGAGCAGCTCGCGGTCTCGATGCGCTACAAGTCCGAGTTCCTGGCGAACATGTCGCACGAGCTGCGGACCCCGCTCAACTCCCTGCTGATCCTGGCGAAGCTGCTCGCGGACAACGCGGACGAGAACCTCTCGCCGAAGCAGGTGGAATTCGCCGAGACCATCCACGGGGCCGGCTCGGACCTGCTCCAGCTGATCAACGACATCCTCGACCTGTCGAAGGTCGAGGCCGGGAAGATGGACGTCTCGCCGACCAGGATCGCGCTGGTCCAGCTCGTCGACTACGTGGAGGCCACCTTCCGGCCGCTCACCGCGGAGAAGGGGCTCGACTTCTCGGTACGGGTCTCCCCGGAGCTCCCGGCGACCCTGCACACCGACGAACAGCGGCTGCTGCAGGTGCTGCGCAACCTGCTGTCGAACGCGGTGAAGTTCACCGACACCGGGGCGGTGGAGCTGGTGATCCGGCCCGCCGGGGCGGACGTGCCCATCGCGATCCGCGAGCAGCTGCTGGAGGCGGGTTCGCTCCGCGAGGCGGACGCCGACCTGATCGCCTTCTCGGTGACCGACACCGGGATCGGGATCGCGGCGAGCAAGATGCTGGTGATCTTCGAGGCCTTCAAGCAGGCCGACGGCACCACCAGCCGCAAGTACGGCGGAACGGGCCTCGGCCTGTCCATCAGCCGGGAGATCGCCCGGCTGCTGGGCGGGGAGATCCACGCGGCGAGCGAGCCCGGACGCGGGTCCACCTTCACGCTGTACCTGCCGCTGCACCCGAGCGAGCTGCCCCCGCAGGGGTACGCGCCCCCGACGCCGGGCGGAGCCCGCGCGGAGCTGTACCGCAGGCCGGCGGCCGAGGAGGCGCGGCCCGCGCTGCCGGCGGCCCCGGCCGAGCAGGGCCCCGTACCGCCCGTGCAGCCGGTTGCGCTGCCGCGCGGCGGGGAACCGGCGGGGCAGGGGTCTTCGGCGCTGTTCCGGCGCCGGCGCAAGGCCTTGAGCGAGCCGCAGCTGCGGGCTGAGGTGCCGGGGCAGGGCGACGCGGAGGCGTGGGCCGTCGAGGAGCCGCTGCCGGTGGCGCCTCGGACGTACGACTTCCACGGCGAGCGGGTGCTGATCGTGGACGACGACGTGCGCAACGTCTTCGCGCTGACCAGCGTGCTGGAGCAGCACGGCCTGGCGGTGCTGTACGCGGAGAACGGGCGGGAGGGCATCGAGGTCCTGGAGCAGCACGACGACGTGGCGCTCGTGCTGATGGACATCATGATGCCGGAGATGGACGGGTACGCGACGACCTCGGCGATCCGGCGGATGCCGCAGTTCGAGGGGCTGCCGATCATCGCGCTGACGGCGAAGGCCATGAAGGGCGACCGGGAGAAGGCGATCGAGTCCGGAGCCTCCGACTATGTGACCAAGCCGGTGGAACCCGACTATCTACTGTCGGTCATGGAAGGGCACATGCGGTGA